A stretch of Blautia liquoris DNA encodes these proteins:
- the abc-f gene encoding ribosomal protection-like ABC-F family protein produces the protein MILSCQNISKSFGTTEVLKNASFHIEAHEKAALIGINGAGKSTMLKIIMRDMSADEGEVVLAKDTSIGYLSQHQDIKGARSIYEEVLSARQNLIEMEAKIRSLETQMKNASQRKLEKLMADYTRLNQSFEMHNGYAYRSEVTGVLKGLGFEESEFTKLVSTLSGGQKTRVALGKLLITKPDIILLDEPTNHLDMASINWLETYLINYPGAVLIVSHDRYFLDRVVTKVIEIDGGKVLSFEGNYHSYSEKKALIRHAAMNAYLNQQQEIKHQEEVIEKLKSFNREKSIKRAESREKMLDKIDRLDKPSQVRDDMHIELTPQITSGNDVLHVEHLSKSFGCERLFSDINFDIKRQERVALIGNNGTGKTTILKILNQIVLPDEGKFALGSKVQIGYYDQEHHVLHMEKTVFEEISDTYPDLNNTMIRNVLAAFLFTGEDVFKPIKSLSGGERGRVSLAKLMLSKANFLILDEPTNHLDIVSKEILENALSNYTGTVLYVSHDRYFINQTATRIIELTNGQLVNYIGNYDYYREKRELLTKAYAPKSEDETTASSTAADSKTDWKKQKQEQAEQRKLENEIKKCESQVEELEIKNDKLDKEMSRPEVSTNVTRCIELSKEKDMIAKELEKLYDRWEKLSEKKETI, from the coding sequence ATGATTTTATCATGTCAAAATATAAGCAAAAGTTTTGGAACTACTGAGGTATTAAAGAATGCCTCTTTTCATATAGAGGCCCATGAGAAGGCTGCATTGATTGGAATTAATGGAGCCGGCAAGTCAACCATGTTAAAGATTATCATGCGCGATATGTCAGCCGATGAAGGTGAGGTCGTACTGGCAAAAGACACATCAATCGGATACCTTTCTCAGCATCAGGATATCAAGGGTGCCCGCTCCATCTACGAAGAGGTATTGAGTGCCAGGCAAAACCTCATCGAGATGGAAGCTAAGATCCGCTCTCTTGAGACGCAGATGAAGAATGCTTCACAAAGGAAGCTGGAGAAACTGATGGCAGATTATACCCGTCTAAATCAGTCTTTTGAAATGCACAATGGTTACGCCTATCGAAGTGAAGTAACCGGTGTTTTAAAAGGTCTGGGATTCGAAGAATCGGAATTTACAAAGCTGGTATCCACACTTTCCGGCGGTCAGAAAACCAGGGTTGCTCTTGGAAAACTATTGATCACAAAACCGGATATCATTCTACTGGATGAGCCAACGAATCATCTTGACATGGCCTCGATCAACTGGCTTGAAACTTATCTGATCAATTATCCAGGAGCAGTGCTGATTGTCTCACATGACCGCTATTTTCTCGATCGTGTTGTGACAAAGGTAATAGAAATTGACGGTGGAAAAGTGTTAAGCTTTGAAGGAAATTATCATTCATACAGTGAAAAAAAGGCCCTCATCCGGCATGCTGCTATGAATGCCTATCTGAACCAGCAGCAGGAAATAAAACACCAGGAGGAGGTAATCGAAAAGTTAAAATCATTCAACCGTGAAAAATCAATTAAACGGGCCGAAAGCCGTGAGAAAATGCTTGACAAGATCGATCGTCTGGATAAACCCTCACAAGTCCGGGATGATATGCACATTGAGCTTACTCCTCAAATCACCAGCGGAAATGATGTTCTGCATGTCGAACATCTTTCAAAAAGTTTTGGCTGTGAGAGATTATTCTCTGACATAAATTTCGATATTAAACGTCAGGAGCGCGTTGCTCTGATTGGAAACAACGGAACCGGGAAAACAACCATTCTTAAAATATTAAACCAGATTGTTTTGCCTGACGAAGGAAAATTCGCACTTGGAAGCAAGGTACAGATTGGATATTACGATCAGGAACATCATGTTCTTCATATGGAAAAGACCGTATTCGAGGAAATTTCCGACACCTATCCGGATCTGAACAATACAATGATCAGAAATGTCCTGGCGGCATTTTTATTCACCGGTGAAGATGTATTCAAACCGATCAAAAGTTTGAGCGGCGGCGAGCGCGGGAGGGTTTCCCTCGCCAAACTGATGCTTTCAAAGGCAAATTTTCTGATCCTCGATGAGCCCACAAATCATCTGGATATTGTATCAAAAGAGATCCTGGAAAATGCTCTGTCAAACTATACCGGAACAGTTTTGTATGTTTCCCATGACCGCTATTTTATCAACCAGACAGCCACAAGAATTATAGAACTTACAAATGGACAACTTGTAAACTACATTGGAAATTATGATTATTATCGAGAAAAAAGAGAGCTGCTTACAAAAGCATATGCCCCAAAATCAGAGGATGAAACTACAGCATCTTCAACAGCAGCCGACTCAAAAACAGACTGGAAAAAGCAAAAACAGGAACAGGCAGAGCAGAGAAAATTAGAAAATGAAATTAAAAAATGCGAATCACAAGTTGAAGAGCTGGAAATAAAAAATGACAAACTGGACAAAGAGATGAGTCGTCCTGAAGTCTCAACGAATGTGACACGCTGCATTGAACTTTCGAAAGAAAAAGACATGATTGCAAAAGAGCTGGAAAAACTTTATGACAGATGGGAAAAGCTTTCTGAAAAAAAGGAGACAATATAA
- a CDS encoding redox-sensing transcriptional repressor Rex has translation MDEKLISKAVIRRLPRYYRYLGDLLDDGVERISSGELSNRMKVTASQIRQDLNNFGGFGQQGYGYNVRYLYAEIGKILGLNHTHNMIIVGAGNLGQALANYKSFENSGFKTVALFDVNPAVKGKKVRDIEIHMMNELSEFIPDHHVEIAALTLPKSEAVSVAEKLVDYGVKAIWNFAHTDLNLLLPEDVVVENVHLAESLMRLSYNLTTKKDSKVEEK, from the coding sequence TTGGATGAGAAATTGATTTCAAAAGCTGTGATTCGAAGGCTTCCGCGATATTACCGTTATCTGGGGGACTTACTGGATGATGGGGTAGAACGGATATCTTCGGGTGAACTCAGCAATCGGATGAAGGTAACTGCTTCACAGATCAGACAGGATCTGAATAATTTTGGCGGTTTTGGCCAGCAGGGGTACGGATACAATGTAAGATATTTATATGCTGAAATTGGTAAGATTCTCGGTTTAAATCATACACATAATATGATTATTGTGGGAGCAGGTAATCTGGGACAGGCACTTGCTAATTATAAGTCTTTTGAGAACAGTGGATTTAAAACAGTGGCGTTGTTTGATGTGAATCCGGCCGTCAAAGGCAAAAAGGTTCGAGATATTGAGATTCATATGATGAATGAACTTTCAGAATTTATTCCGGATCATCATGTTGAAATAGCTGCACTGACGCTGCCGAAATCAGAGGCAGTTTCGGTTGCTGAGAAACTGGTTGACTATGGTGTGAAGGCGATTTGGAATTTTGCCCATACAGATCTCAATCTGCTTTTGCCGGAGGATGTTGTAGTTGAAAATGTTCATCTTGCCGAAAGCTTAATGAGATTGTCATATAATCTCACGACCAAAAAGGATTCTAAGGTAGAAGAGAAGTAG
- a CDS encoding NAD(P)H-hydrate dehydratase, whose product MKKIVTGEQMKKLDQYTINSMKVPSSVLMERAGLAVSEAVTCKRFSADRILVVCGCGNNGGDGVCAARILHLKGYKVSVFVAGDPKKFSEGMREQVEIARNYRINFVKNPDYAEYTVIVDAVFGVGLSRPVTGRMRVILGQINESHVPVVAVDIPSGLNSDTGTVMGIAVQADVTVTMAYAKPGLFLRDGQTHSGHVMVADIGIYDTRLKNQDEDNFCFFRTDKEDLGSLFIRQENGNKGTFGKVLLIAGSKNMAGAALLSGEACMRAGAGMLKFYTTNEIRESILSNLPEAMLSVFDTKEPLSEQLEKDMEWADVIGIGPGISTEPYAGQILEYVLKNKGNKPCVIDADALNLLSLHMSLLKSAAPPCIVTPHIGEFSRLTGMSVSELCSDIPKAVREFVQEYGVVCVCKDARTLTILPNGCAYINTSGNSALATAGSGDVLTGIILGILAGSDNHADIRVIPLAVYLHGILGEAASFRRSKAGVIASDLIEELTIQNKKLENQ is encoded by the coding sequence ATGAAGAAGATAGTAACTGGAGAACAGATGAAAAAGTTGGATCAGTATACGATAAATTCCATGAAGGTACCTTCTTCTGTCCTTATGGAACGAGCGGGCCTTGCGGTTTCTGAGGCGGTTACGTGCAAAAGGTTTTCTGCTGATCGTATTCTGGTTGTCTGTGGGTGCGGAAATAATGGCGGTGATGGCGTTTGTGCTGCCCGGATTCTTCATCTGAAAGGATACAAGGTATCAGTCTTTGTAGCCGGGGATCCCAAAAAATTTAGCGAGGGGATGAGGGAACAGGTAGAAATTGCCAGAAATTATCGGATTAATTTTGTCAAAAATCCTGACTACGCGGAATATACTGTTATCGTGGATGCTGTGTTCGGTGTAGGTCTTTCACGTCCGGTCACAGGGCGGATGAGAGTGATCCTGGGTCAGATCAATGAAAGCCATGTGCCGGTCGTGGCTGTTGATATTCCCTCCGGCCTGAACAGCGATACCGGCACAGTTATGGGTATCGCTGTTCAGGCAGATGTAACAGTGACGATGGCTTATGCAAAGCCGGGGTTATTTCTTCGAGATGGACAAACCCATAGTGGCCATGTGATGGTTGCTGATATCGGTATCTATGATACAAGGCTAAAAAATCAGGATGAAGATAATTTCTGCTTTTTTCGAACAGATAAAGAGGATCTTGGCAGTCTTTTTATAAGACAGGAAAATGGTAATAAGGGAACTTTTGGCAAAGTATTATTAATTGCAGGATCAAAAAATATGGCGGGAGCAGCGCTTCTTTCAGGTGAAGCCTGCATGAGGGCCGGAGCCGGGATGCTTAAATTTTATACGACAAATGAGATCAGGGAGAGTATCTTGTCTAATCTTCCGGAAGCAATGCTGTCTGTTTTTGACACAAAAGAGCCGCTGAGTGAACAGCTGGAAAAGGATATGGAGTGGGCGGACGTAATTGGGATTGGTCCGGGGATATCTACAGAACCATATGCCGGACAGATTCTGGAATATGTATTGAAAAATAAGGGAAATAAACCATGTGTGATAGATGCTGATGCTTTAAATCTGCTCAGCCTACATATGAGCCTGCTTAAATCTGCGGCTCCCCCGTGTATTGTTACCCCTCACATAGGAGAATTTTCCAGACTTACGGGGATGTCTGTATCAGAGCTGTGCTCGGATATTCCAAAAGCAGTTCGGGAATTTGTTCAGGAGTATGGTGTCGTCTGCGTTTGTAAGGATGCAAGGACACTTACTATACTTCCGAATGGATGTGCTTATATTAATACTTCCGGGAATTCAGCACTGGCAACAGCAGGAAGCGGAGATGTACTGACAGGAATAATATTGGGCATTCTCGCGGGCAGTGACAATCATGCAGATATTCGTGTTATTCCACTGGCGGTTTATCTCCATGGAATATTGGGAGAAGCAGCATCGTTTAGACGTTCAAAGGCGGGAGTTATTGCTTCGGATCTGATCGAAGAGCTTACGATACAAAATAAAAAGTTAGAGAATCAATAA
- a CDS encoding type II toxin-antitoxin system PemK/MazF family toxin, translating to MIIRRGDIFYADLRPVVGSEQGGIRPVLIIQNDVGNKHSPTVICAAITSKMNKAKLPTHVEIDSSSYEIVRDSVILLEQLRTIDKRRLKDKICHLRPDLLSQVDHALKISLDLSS from the coding sequence GTGATTATAAGAAGAGGAGATATTTTTTACGCGGACTTAAGACCCGTGGTAGGAAGTGAACAGGGTGGTATACGCCCGGTATTGATTATACAAAATGATGTTGGAAACAAGCACAGTCCTACAGTGATCTGTGCTGCGATTACGTCGAAGATGAATAAGGCAAAACTGCCGACACACGTTGAAATTGATTCGTCATCCTATGAGATTGTGAGAGATTCCGTAATTCTTCTGGAGCAGCTTCGCACGATCGACAAACGGCGGCTGAAAGACAAGATTTGTCACTTAAGGCCAGATCTTTTAAGCCAAGTCGATCATGCCTTGAAGATCAGCCTGGATCTTTCCTCTTGA
- a CDS encoding YebC/PmpR family DNA-binding transcriptional regulator produces MSGHSKFANIKHKKERNDAKKGKIFTILGREIVIAVKEGGPDPENNSKLRDVIAKAKANNMPNDTIERGIKKAAGDSNADNYERITYEGYGPSGIAIIVETLTDNKNRTAADVRSAFTKGQGNVGTPGCVSFMFDRKGQIIISKEDYVSDADDLMMKALDAGAEDFSEEEDCYGIITDPDDFSAVRESLEKEKILMAEADVTMIPQTYVSLTDESDKKNLQRTLDMLEDNDDVQYVYTNLDE; encoded by the coding sequence ATGTCAGGACATTCAAAGTTTGCAAATATTAAACATAAAAAAGAGAGAAATGATGCCAAGAAAGGTAAGATCTTTACTATACTTGGCCGTGAAATTGTGATTGCTGTAAAAGAAGGCGGCCCTGATCCGGAGAACAACAGCAAACTTCGTGATGTGATTGCTAAGGCCAAGGCGAATAATATGCCAAATGATACAATAGAACGGGGAATTAAGAAAGCTGCAGGCGATTCAAATGCAGACAACTATGAACGTATTACATATGAGGGTTATGGCCCCAGTGGAATTGCGATTATCGTTGAGACTCTTACTGATAATAAAAATCGTACGGCTGCGGATGTCAGGAGTGCTTTTACTAAGGGGCAGGGAAATGTAGGGACCCCTGGATGTGTATCCTTTATGTTTGACAGAAAGGGACAGATTATCATATCTAAAGAAGACTATGTTTCTGATGCCGATGATCTCATGATGAAAGCACTTGATGCAGGTGCAGAAGATTTTTCCGAAGAAGAAGACTGTTATGGGATTATCACGGATCCTGACGATTTTTCAGCTGTGCGTGAGTCACTGGAAAAAGAGAAAATCTTGATGGCTGAGGCAGATGTCACAATGATCCCCCAGACTTATGTGTCTCTTACCGATGAGTCTGACAAGAAGAATCTTCAAAGAACTTTGGATATGCTCGAAGACAACGATGATGTCCAGTATGTTTACACGAATCTGGATGAATAA